The Maniola hyperantus chromosome 12, iAphHyp1.2, whole genome shotgun sequence genome has a segment encoding these proteins:
- the wuho gene encoding tRNA (guanine-N(7)-)-methyltransferase non-catalytic subunit wuho produces MTLIAVSKNNIVVSKGIYVDCYDYSKHHVLKITSGTPGEDEKITDIVLSFDGKLLAVLLSKIIIIYDLPHLKNIKKFVLPRSASKIRFGVNNSSIFVADKTGDVLHFELNEDSGTKLLGHLSLLLNVLQTNDGKYIITSDRDEKIRVSCYPNTYNIQTYCLGHKEFVNHIELVQNTDSHLTSTSGDGTVKFWNYINGSLLYTIDTYMDIKNNDGIKEEFCKIMDEEGIEINSLPIVDYTITKLNDVSSLIAVAIHSYMKILVYQVSFINGQFSHSLVKDIPVNNFPTAIKFYNLTLFVYDGIDSVINEYKVETNNDNISLNPTDTIKVFENMEVQLSAHDHSSIKLLFKRKFDNVQEYQDRKKQRLEKPIE; encoded by the coding sequence ATGACGCTTATTGCTGTAAGTAAAAACAATATTGTCGTATCCAAGGGAATCTATGTCGATTGTTATGATTATTCAAAACACCATGTTTTAAAAATCACATCAGGTACACCAGGGGAAGATGAAAAAATTACTGATATTGTATTATCGTTTGATGGAAAACTTCTAGCAGTGTTATTGtccaaaataataatcatataTGACCTACCACATTTGAAGAATATCAAAAAATTTGTACTGCCTAGAAGTGCCAGTAAAATAAGGTTTGGTGTAAATAACTCGAGCATATTTGTAGCAGATAAAACTGGAGATGTGTTACACTTTGAATTAAATGAGGATAGTGGAACTAAACTTCTCGGACATTTAAGTCTTTTATTGAATGTATTGCAAACCAATGATGGTAAATACATTATAACCTCGGACAGAGATGAAAAGATTAGAGTGTCATGTTATCCAAATACCTACAATATTCAAACTTATTGTTTGGGTCATAAAGAATTTGTTAATCATATAGAACTTGTCCAAAATACAGATAGTCACTTGACAAGCACTTCGGGTGATGGAACTGTTAAATTCTGGAACTATATCAATGGATCACTTTTATACACTATTGACACATACATGgacataaaaaataatgatgGAATAAAAGAAGAGTTCTGTAAGATAATGGATGAAGAAGGGATAGAAATAAATAGTTTGCCGATTGTAGATTACACAATTACTAAGCTGAATGATGTTTCCAGTCTTATAGCAGTTGCTATACATTCTTATATGAAAATATTGGTTTATCAAGTTTCATTCATAAATGGACAGTTTTCCCACAGTCTAGTAAAAGATATTCCAGTAAACAACTTTCCTACTGCTATCAAATTTTATAACTTGACACTATTTGTATATGATGGTATAGATTCAGTAATAAATGAATACAAAGTTGAAACTAATAATGACAATATTTCTCTAAATCCAACTGACACaataaaggtttttgaaaatatggaAGTCCAATTAAGTGCACATGATCATAgctcaattaaattattatttaagagaAAATTTGATAATGTGCAAGAATATCAAGATAGAAAAAAGCAGAGACTGGAAAAACCGATCGAGTAG